A genomic region of Staphylococcus roterodami contains the following coding sequences:
- a CDS encoding SDR family oxidoreductase: MKGQHFIVTGGTSGLGLSIVRKLLVNKVRVTLLVRDVDKATRIFEQEIGKTINVIPCDLNDMKSIQALKFEDNTSFDGFIYSAGLGYFKSISEHSVAEMIETYQLNLISFNVLYTILRPFLTTNAHIVGISSQAAFTTQANAAHYGASKAGFYALMNALRLESPNLHIMTVNVGPIDTPFHQKADPSMKYAKKMGKIMLNADTLAEDIIYGIKTKRLEINRPKWMHHALKMYQIAPRFFERCFPKLFKNKA; encoded by the coding sequence ATGAAAGGACAACATTTTATAGTAACTGGAGGAACAAGTGGACTTGGTTTATCTATCGTCCGTAAGTTACTTGTTAATAAAGTGCGTGTAACATTGTTGGTACGTGATGTTGATAAAGCAACTAGAATCTTTGAACAGGAAATCGGGAAAACTATAAATGTTATTCCTTGTGACTTAAATGATATGAAATCGATACAGGCACTGAAATTTGAAGATAATACATCATTCGATGGTTTCATTTATAGTGCAGGTTTAGGTTATTTTAAATCTATTTCAGAACATAGTGTTGCAGAAATGATTGAAACTTATCAGCTTAATTTAATTAGTTTTAATGTTTTATATACTATTTTGAGACCTTTTTTAACAACTAACGCTCATATTGTAGGTATTTCAAGCCAAGCAGCATTTACTACTCAAGCAAATGCTGCACATTATGGGGCATCGAAAGCAGGTTTTTATGCATTAATGAATGCTTTAAGGCTAGAGTCACCAAACTTACATATCATGACGGTTAATGTTGGCCCGATTGATACACCTTTTCATCAAAAAGCTGATCCATCGATGAAGTATGCTAAAAAGATGGGTAAAATAATGCTAAATGCTGACACTCTTGCAGAAGATATCATTTATGGCATTAAAACAAAACGATTAGAAATTAATCGGCCTAAATGGATGCATCATGCGTTGAAAATGTATCAAATTGCGCCTAGATTTTTTGAACGATGTTTTCCTAAATTATTTAAAAATAAAGCATAA
- the proC gene encoding pyrroline-5-carboxylate reductase, with protein sequence MKLVFYGAGNMAQAIFTGIINSSNLDANDIHLTNKSNEQALKAFAEKLGVNYSYDDATLLKDADYVFLGTKPHDFDTLATRIKPHITKDNCFISIMAGIPIDYIKQQLECKNPVARIMPNTNAQVGHSVTGISFSNNFDPKSKDEINDLVKAFGSVIEVSEDHLHQVTAITGSGPAFLYHVFEQYVKAGTKLGLEKEQVEESIRNLIIGTSKMIERSDLSMAQLRKNITSKGGTTQAGLDTLSQYDLVSIFEDCLNAAVERSIELSNIED encoded by the coding sequence ATGAAACTCGTATTTTATGGAGCAGGAAATATGGCACAAGCTATATTTACAGGTATTATTAACTCAAGCAACTTAGATGCCAATGATATACATTTAACAAATAAATCAAATGAACAAGCCTTAAAAGCATTTGCCGAAAAACTAGGTGTTAACTATAGTTACGATGATGCAACATTATTGAAAGATGCTGATTATGTATTTTTGGGCACAAAACCTCATGACTTTGATACTTTAGCAACACGAATTAAACCTCATATTACTAAAGACAATTGTTTTATCTCGATTATGGCAGGTATTCCGATTGATTATATTAAACAGCAATTAGAATGTAAGAATCCAGTTGCTAGAATTATGCCCAATACTAATGCACAAGTTGGTCATTCAGTTACTGGTATTAGCTTTTCTAATAACTTTGATCCTAAGTCAAAAGATGAAATTAATGATTTAGTTAAAGCGTTTGGCTCAGTCATTGAAGTGTCAGAAGATCACTTACATCAAGTAACTGCCATTACAGGAAGCGGTCCAGCATTTTTATATCATGTATTCGAACAATATGTTAAAGCTGGGACTAAACTTGGACTAGAAAAAGAACAAGTCGAAGAATCCATACGCAACCTTATTATAGGTACAAGTAAGATGATTGAACGTTCAGATTTAAGTATGGCTCAATTAAGAAAGAATATAACTTCTAAAGGTGGAACGACACAAGCTGGACTAGATACTCTTTCACAATACGATTTAGTGTCAATTTTCGAAGATTGCCTAAATGCTGCAGTAGAACGAAGCATTGAATTATCAAATATCGAAGATTAA